In a genomic window of Flavobacteriales bacterium:
- the rplT gene encoding 50S ribosomal protein L20, which yields MPRSQNKVAAKARRKKVLNMAKGNFGRRKNVLTVAKNTVEKGLVHAYDGRKLKKREFRGLWIQRINAAARINGISYSVLMNKLKQANIDLDRKALAEIAYSDAAGFAAIVNKVK from the coding sequence ATGCCACGCAGTCAGAATAAAGTAGCCGCCAAGGCGAGGAGGAAGAAGGTCCTCAACATGGCGAAGGGCAACTTCGGTCGCCGAAAGAATGTGCTCACCGTCGCGAAGAACACGGTGGAGAAGGGCCTCGTGCACGCGTACGACGGCCGCAAGCTCAAGAAGCGCGAATTCCGCGGCCTGTGGATCCAGCGGATCAACGCCGCCGCGCGCATCAACGGCATCAGCTACAGCGTGCTGATGAACAAGCTGAAGCAGGCCAACATCGATCTCGACCGCAAGGCGCTCGCGGAGATCGCTTATAGCGACGCCGCCGGTTTCGCCGCGATCGTGAACAAGGTGAAGTAG
- a CDS encoding translation initiation factor IF-3, translated as MKEDPHRINNKIYGVNEVRLVGENIEQGVYPFSQALRMAEDLGLDLVEISPTAVPIVCRITDYKKFLYDLKKKQKEIKAKQTVVEVKEIRFGPNTDEHDVNFKLKHARNFLEEGHKVKAFVFFRGRSIVFKERGEILLLKFAQDLEDIGLVESMPKLEGKRMIMYLIPKKKK; from the coding sequence ATCAAAGAAGACCCGCACCGGATCAACAATAAGATCTATGGCGTGAATGAGGTGCGCCTCGTGGGCGAGAACATCGAACAGGGCGTGTACCCCTTCAGCCAGGCGCTGCGCATGGCCGAGGACCTGGGCCTGGACCTGGTGGAGATCAGCCCCACGGCTGTGCCCATCGTGTGCCGCATCACCGACTACAAGAAGTTCCTGTACGACCTCAAGAAGAAGCAGAAGGAGATCAAGGCCAAGCAGACGGTGGTGGAGGTGAAGGAGATCCGCTTCGGGCCGAACACCGATGAGCACGACGTGAACTTCAAGCTGAAGCACGCGCGCAACTTCCTCGAAGAGGGCCACAAGGTGAAGGCCTTCGTGTTCTTCCGCGGTCGCAGCATCGTGTTCAAGGAGCGCGGGGAGATCCTGCTCCTGAAGTTCGCCCAGGACTTGGAGGACATCGGGTTGGTGGAGAGCATGCCCAAGCTCGAAGGCAAGCGCATGATCATGTACCTGATCCCGAAGAAGAAGAAATGA
- a CDS encoding tetratricopeptide repeat protein → MKQYILTTVTLALAIGATAQNANVVNAFNYMKDGQYAKAVEFIEPATQDAKTGLSEKTWRYRGDIYRAIALGTDEALKGQFPDAVEKAAESYLKANELDAKGAYKRENAQALAALQGASLNAGNDAFGKKDYQGAVARYRMSEKIAKSFGQVDTNAIFNRALAYESAGDAPNAIGSYREAIAAGYNKPEVYRYIASLQRKGDDLNGAIATSREGLARFPGNKDLMLDEMQFLLAADRSDEAEASVKAALDKDPSNAVLWSVLGGLYDKKAGIAAEAKDLAAVDEWYKKAEGAYLKAIEIDPKLFDAYFNVGVVYNNRAASEYEKCNSIKDDAQYMKCKKVADDIYLKAVPFFEKAHELNSTDMQTIQQLIKLYGKTNDQVKYAAMKEKLAKLQ, encoded by the coding sequence ATGAAGCAGTACATCCTGACCACTGTGACCCTGGCTCTCGCCATCGGCGCAACCGCACAGAACGCGAACGTGGTGAATGCATTCAACTACATGAAGGACGGCCAGTACGCCAAGGCCGTGGAGTTCATTGAACCCGCGACGCAGGATGCCAAGACCGGCCTGAGCGAGAAGACCTGGCGCTACCGCGGTGATATCTACCGCGCCATCGCCTTGGGCACGGACGAGGCCCTGAAAGGCCAATTCCCCGATGCCGTGGAGAAGGCTGCCGAGAGCTACCTGAAGGCGAATGAGCTCGATGCCAAGGGCGCCTACAAGCGCGAGAACGCGCAAGCCCTCGCCGCGCTCCAGGGCGCCTCGCTCAACGCGGGGAACGATGCATTCGGGAAGAAGGATTACCAAGGTGCGGTTGCGCGCTACCGCATGAGCGAGAAGATCGCCAAGAGCTTCGGGCAAGTGGATACCAATGCCATCTTCAACCGTGCGTTGGCATACGAGAGCGCCGGCGATGCTCCGAACGCCATCGGCAGCTACCGCGAGGCCATTGCTGCCGGATACAACAAGCCTGAGGTGTACCGCTATATCGCCAGCCTTCAGCGTAAGGGCGATGACCTCAACGGCGCCATCGCCACCTCCCGCGAGGGCCTCGCGCGCTTCCCGGGCAACAAGGACCTGATGCTCGATGAGATGCAATTCCTGTTGGCCGCCGACCGCAGCGACGAGGCTGAAGCCAGCGTGAAGGCCGCGCTGGACAAGGATCCAAGCAACGCGGTGCTCTGGAGCGTGCTGGGCGGGCTCTATGACAAGAAAGCCGGCATTGCGGCGGAGGCCAAGGACCTGGCTGCCGTTGACGAGTGGTACAAGAAAGCCGAAGGGGCCTACCTCAAGGCCATCGAGATCGACCCGAAGCTCTTCGACGCTTACTTCAACGTGGGCGTTGTGTACAATAACCGCGCAGCATCGGAATACGAGAAGTGCAACTCCATCAAGGACGATGCGCAATACATGAAGTGCAAGAAGGTGGCGGACGACATCTACTTGAAAGCCGTGCCCTTCTTCGAGAAGGCCCACGAATTGAACTCCACCGATATGCAGACCATCCAGCAGCTCATCAAGCTATACGGCAAGACCAACGATCAGGTGAAATATGCCGCGATGAAGGAGAAGCTCGCGAAGCTGCAGTAA
- a CDS encoding sugar MFS transporter, whose translation MSKRSFLAPFAAVTSLFFMWGFITVLVDSLVPRLREVFELTYFQAGLVQFAFFIAYGLVSIPAGWLLSRIGYKKGMLIGLATMGLGCLLFWPAAGLRMFPLFMLGYFTLAAGMTILQVAANPYVAVLGEERGASSRLNLAQAFNSVGTTIAPILGAQFILSDRILSGDAIAALSATDREAYYLSEASAVQGPFIVLAGALLLLALIVALARLPEILERKHPGSYWQALSHPRLLLGAFGIFVYVGAEVAIGTYLVNYFLSMDLATAVRADAIMSSIAAMLHGKPLDQVDAKGVVGAFVALYWGGAMLGRFMGSVLTKVMRPPVVLGAFAIIAITLTAVSMNTQGFMSMWSILAVGLFNSVMFPTIFTEAIEGMGDMKPQASGILCTAIAGGAFIPPLLGRLADGFGFKAAFVLLLLCYGYILAYSFYTKRRTA comes from the coding sequence ATGAGCAAGCGATCCTTTCTGGCGCCCTTCGCTGCCGTCACCAGCCTCTTCTTCATGTGGGGCTTCATCACCGTGCTGGTCGATTCGCTGGTCCCTCGGCTGCGCGAAGTCTTCGAGCTCACGTACTTCCAAGCGGGCCTGGTGCAGTTCGCCTTCTTCATCGCCTACGGACTGGTGAGCATCCCGGCAGGATGGCTGCTCTCACGCATCGGGTACAAGAAGGGCATGCTGATCGGCCTGGCCACCATGGGGCTCGGTTGCCTTCTGTTCTGGCCCGCTGCCGGGCTCCGCATGTTTCCGCTCTTCATGCTCGGCTACTTCACGCTCGCAGCAGGCATGACCATTCTTCAGGTGGCCGCCAACCCGTACGTGGCCGTGCTTGGTGAGGAGCGCGGTGCGAGCAGCCGCTTGAACCTCGCCCAGGCCTTCAATAGCGTGGGCACCACCATCGCCCCGATCCTGGGAGCGCAATTCATACTGAGCGATCGCATCCTGAGCGGCGATGCGATCGCGGCACTCTCCGCAACCGACCGGGAAGCCTACTACCTCAGCGAGGCCAGCGCGGTGCAAGGGCCATTCATCGTGCTGGCGGGCGCTCTGTTGCTGTTGGCGCTGATCGTGGCCCTGGCGCGGCTCCCGGAGATCCTCGAGAGGAAGCACCCGGGCAGTTACTGGCAGGCCCTCTCCCACCCGCGGCTGTTGCTGGGCGCATTCGGGATCTTCGTGTACGTGGGCGCTGAAGTGGCCATCGGCACCTATCTGGTGAACTATTTCCTGAGCATGGACCTGGCCACCGCGGTGCGCGCGGATGCGATCATGAGCAGCATCGCCGCCATGCTGCACGGCAAACCGCTCGATCAGGTAGACGCGAAAGGCGTCGTCGGCGCCTTCGTGGCGCTCTACTGGGGCGGCGCCATGCTGGGCCGCTTCATGGGCTCTGTGCTCACGAAGGTCATGCGCCCCCCTGTGGTCCTGGGGGCCTTCGCCATCATCGCCATCACGCTCACCGCCGTCAGCATGAACACGCAGGGCTTCATGAGCATGTGGTCGATCCTCGCCGTAGGGCTCTTCAACTCCGTGATGTTCCCCACCATCTTCACCGAGGCCATCGAAGGCATGGGCGACATGAAGCCTCAGGCATCTGGCATCCTGTGCACGGCCATCGCCGGGGGAGCCTTCATCCCGCCACTGCTCGGACGCCTGGCCGATGGTTTCGGCTTCAAGGCGGCGTTCGTGCTGCTGCTGCTCTGTTACGGATATATCCTGGCTTACAGCTTCTACACCAAGCGCCGCACTGCATGA
- a CDS encoding ROK family protein — MILGIDIGGTTSKLGVVKDGKVIARARLATTGHADDHAFADALAETAKQLINDAREPLVGIGIGAPNANQLTGIIEMAPNLPWKHDVPLARMMSDRLGVPSTLGNDANAAALGEWRYGAGRGIDDLLVVTLGTGVGSGFIVNGRLVLGSAGNAGELGHTILQPEGRACTCGRKGCLEAYVSIRGMLATYAEEDGTADPTDVKTIADLAHAGESAAIACFRRTTEWLSIGLANAVCATGPKRIVLFGGIARNGDLLMAPLRERFHANLLNIYQGRVDLTVSALPDDDAALLGAAALGTL; from the coding sequence ATGATCCTCGGCATTGACATCGGCGGCACCACCAGCAAGCTGGGCGTGGTGAAAGACGGGAAGGTGATTGCTCGCGCGCGGCTCGCCACAACCGGCCACGCCGATGACCACGCGTTCGCGGATGCCTTGGCGGAAACGGCCAAGCAATTGATCAATGATGCGCGCGAACCGCTGGTCGGAATCGGCATCGGGGCGCCCAACGCCAATCAGCTCACGGGCATCATCGAGATGGCGCCCAACCTGCCATGGAAGCACGACGTGCCCTTGGCGCGGATGATGAGCGACCGTCTCGGCGTCCCGTCCACCTTGGGCAACGATGCGAATGCGGCTGCCCTCGGCGAATGGCGTTATGGCGCGGGTCGCGGGATCGATGACCTCCTGGTGGTGACGCTCGGCACCGGTGTGGGCAGCGGCTTCATCGTGAATGGCCGGCTCGTGCTGGGCAGCGCAGGAAATGCGGGAGAGCTCGGACATACGATACTCCAGCCCGAAGGCCGTGCCTGCACCTGCGGAAGGAAGGGCTGCCTGGAGGCCTACGTGAGCATCCGTGGCATGCTGGCCACCTATGCCGAGGAAGACGGCACCGCGGATCCCACCGACGTGAAGACCATCGCCGACCTCGCGCATGCTGGTGAATCGGCTGCCATCGCCTGCTTCCGGCGCACAACGGAATGGCTCAGCATCGGCCTGGCGAACGCGGTATGCGCCACAGGCCCGAAGCGCATCGTGCTCTTCGGCGGCATCGCCCGCAACGGAGACCTGCTCATGGCCCCGCTGCGCGAGCGCTTCCACGCCAACCTGCTCAACATCTATCAGGGCCGCGTGGACCTTACGGTATCGGCTTTGCCGGATGACGACGCGGCGCTGCTGGGGGCGGCGGCGCTTGGAACCCTCTAA
- a CDS encoding DUF1801 domain-containing protein — translation MVRFNPVTSTLLDSHKHPLRRELDKLRAIILNADKSIEEGVKWNTASYRTTDWFATLNGPKHVKEPMLILHAGAKARGIVLKERIPDPEGLIRWLGNDRAQITFKDAPDIKAKANALQAIVSAWIRLI, via the coding sequence ATGGTCCGTTTCAATCCCGTCACCTCCACCCTGCTTGATTCGCACAAGCACCCGCTGCGCAGGGAACTCGACAAGTTGCGCGCAATCATCCTCAATGCCGACAAGTCCATCGAGGAGGGCGTGAAGTGGAACACCGCGAGCTATCGCACCACGGATTGGTTCGCCACCCTGAACGGCCCGAAGCACGTGAAGGAGCCGATGCTGATCCTGCATGCTGGTGCCAAGGCAAGAGGCATCGTGCTGAAGGAGCGCATCCCCGATCCGGAAGGCCTGATCAGATGGCTTGGCAACGACCGCGCGCAGATCACCTTCAAGGATGCCCCGGATATCAAGGCGAAAGCGAATGCGCTTCAAGCCATCGTGAGCGCTTGGATCAGACTCATTTGA
- a CDS encoding SRPBCC family protein, with protein sequence MRITVTTHVNKPLALVWKTWTEPAHIMQWNAASDDWHCPKANNDLRAGGGFSSTMAARDGSFSFDFEGVYDDVQLLKRIAYTMTDGRTCEILFQEKEGGTLVTESFDAETENSVEMQRSGWQAILDRFKAHAEAN encoded by the coding sequence ATGCGCATCACCGTAACGACCCATGTGAACAAGCCCTTGGCCCTCGTCTGGAAGACCTGGACCGAACCAGCCCACATCATGCAATGGAACGCCGCCAGCGATGATTGGCATTGCCCTAAGGCGAACAACGATCTGCGCGCTGGCGGTGGATTCAGCAGCACCATGGCCGCGCGCGATGGGAGCTTCAGCTTCGATTTCGAGGGCGTGTACGATGATGTCCAGTTGCTCAAGCGCATCGCCTACACCATGACCGATGGCCGTACCTGCGAGATCCTCTTCCAGGAGAAGGAAGGCGGCACGCTCGTCACCGAATCCTTCGATGCGGAAACGGAGAATTCCGTGGAGATGCAGCGAAGCGGCTGGCAGGCGATCCTTGACCGGTTCAAGGCGCATGCGGAAGCCAACTGA
- the rpmI gene encoding 50S ribosomal protein L35, which produces MPKMKTKSGAKKRFKLTGTGEIKFKHAFKRHILTKKETKRKRALTKTGVIAAVDRKNVLDLLK; this is translated from the coding sequence ATGCCTAAGATGAAGACCAAGTCCGGTGCGAAGAAGCGATTCAAGCTCACCGGCACCGGCGAGATCAAGTTCAAGCACGCATTCAAGCGCCACATCCTCACCAAGAAGGAGACCAAGCGCAAGCGCGCCCTTACCAAGACCGGCGTGATCGCCGCGGTGGATAGGAAGAACGTGCTCGACCTCTTGAAGTAA
- a CDS encoding GyrI-like domain-containing protein, which produces MITSPEVTTITEQLAATIHLVITGRDMPRYMDPAIQEILQVLADQGMRPAGPMFSYHHRRPSDTFDFEIGFPVAKTVNEAGRVQNSALPAAKVVRAVYRGPYERLGDAWRELQDWVRERKLPEDGRFFERYLNNPDEVKDPKDYRTELNWVVDEGRQR; this is translated from the coding sequence ATGATCACCTCACCCGAAGTCACCACCATCACGGAACAACTGGCCGCCACCATCCATTTGGTGATCACCGGCCGCGACATGCCGAGGTACATGGACCCCGCGATCCAAGAGATCCTCCAAGTGCTCGCCGATCAAGGCATGCGCCCCGCCGGGCCGATGTTCAGCTACCACCACCGGCGACCGAGCGACACCTTCGATTTCGAGATCGGGTTCCCCGTAGCGAAGACCGTGAACGAAGCGGGACGCGTGCAGAATAGCGCTCTGCCAGCGGCGAAGGTGGTGCGCGCTGTATACCGCGGTCCTTACGAACGGCTGGGTGATGCTTGGCGCGAGTTGCAGGACTGGGTTCGTGAACGAAAGCTGCCCGAGGACGGCCGGTTCTTCGAGCGCTACCTGAACAACCCCGACGAAGTGAAGGACCCCAAGGATTATCGCACCGAATTGAATTGGGTGGTCGACGAAGGGCGCCAACGATGA
- a CDS encoding GH92 family glycosyl hydrolase, which translates to MAICMLLRGFGYAQVNPARDLVNPFIGTGGHGHTFPGACVPNGLVQLSPDTRSDGYMDWDGCGGYHHSDSVIYGFSHTHLSGTGVADLCDVLITPVAGSGGMAFDRRATASVFDHATEEAHAGYYKVELTGPPRSPADMHSIVDARPTRVPGARIVAELTATQRVGVHRYEYPKGQDARIVLDLRHRDKIMKASTGTFNRNEIVGERSSSSWAKHQRLFFCIRFSSPWIDEDVMPANLADGAIVGLGFGALDNPLVVKVGISAVSIEGARANLEAEVPHWDFDRVRTQAEAAWNAKLNKVQVKGGTKEQQRAFYTALYHSYVAPYIFNDADGRYRGMDGEVHKAEHSVYTVFSLWDTFRALHPLMTVLEPQLTEDWIKTFLLHYQQGGRLPVWELWGNETDCMIGYHSVSVIADAYAKGIRGFDTKLALEAMVASADADHFGLKAYRERGYISSEDEPESVSRTLEYAYDDWCIARFAEKIGEDETAQRFYARSRNWQNLFDPETRFFRARRNGGFMQPFDPYEVNFNFTEANAWQYGFFVPHDMDRFMQLTGGPSGLAGKLDALFTAKPQTTGRDQSDITGLIGQYAHGNEPSHNFTYLYNLSDRPLSTDVFARRIMQNFYTDAPDGLIGNEDCGQMSAWLVWSALGLYPICPGKPEYTIGWPLFEEATIDLGNGRQWRMSTEVMGNDRSHVESFMWNGQQPETYRNIPHDELMKGGELRFTLGPRAGGSPGRFIPAFDDAWTPAPVIQAERQAFTDSLLITISSSDERARIEYRIDEGMPRPYSEPFWIKQSCAVTATSTAKSMVQAEGHGPLFGSKPVTATYTKYEGGRSITLESKFANEYTAGGPNALIDGVRGGKDFRTGEWQGYRDQDVVLLIDLGRVQKLKRVGLSVLQDQKSWIWLPSEVTFSVSTNQRQWSTTTISHDVDRKADGGITRELWRELGGRKARYIAITAKNAGVCPDWHPGKGGTTWVFADEVLIEAE; encoded by the coding sequence ATGGCGATCTGCATGTTGCTTCGCGGCTTCGGCTACGCTCAGGTAAATCCAGCCCGCGACCTCGTCAACCCCTTCATCGGCACGGGCGGCCATGGCCACACCTTCCCCGGCGCCTGCGTGCCCAACGGATTGGTGCAGCTCAGCCCCGATACCCGCTCCGATGGCTACATGGATTGGGACGGCTGCGGCGGCTACCACCACAGCGATAGCGTGATCTACGGCTTCAGCCACACGCACCTGAGCGGAACAGGCGTGGCGGATCTGTGCGACGTGCTGATCACGCCCGTTGCGGGGAGCGGTGGGATGGCCTTCGACCGCCGGGCCACCGCATCAGTCTTTGACCATGCCACGGAAGAAGCGCACGCCGGGTACTACAAGGTTGAACTCACCGGGCCGCCGCGATCACCTGCCGACATGCACTCCATCGTCGACGCGAGGCCCACGCGCGTGCCCGGGGCGCGCATCGTGGCCGAGCTCACGGCAACGCAACGGGTTGGGGTGCATCGCTACGAATACCCGAAAGGCCAGGACGCCCGCATCGTGCTCGACCTGCGCCACCGTGACAAGATCATGAAGGCGAGCACGGGGACCTTCAACCGGAATGAGATCGTTGGCGAGCGGAGCTCTTCCTCCTGGGCGAAGCATCAGCGCCTATTCTTCTGCATCCGGTTCAGCTCTCCTTGGATCGATGAGGACGTCATGCCGGCGAACCTCGCCGACGGCGCCATCGTCGGCTTGGGCTTCGGAGCCTTGGATAATCCGCTCGTCGTGAAGGTCGGCATCAGCGCCGTGAGCATCGAAGGCGCGCGCGCCAACCTCGAGGCCGAAGTGCCGCATTGGGATTTCGACCGCGTGCGGACGCAAGCCGAAGCCGCATGGAACGCCAAGCTGAACAAGGTGCAGGTGAAAGGCGGAACGAAGGAGCAGCAACGCGCTTTCTACACCGCGCTCTACCATAGTTACGTGGCGCCGTACATCTTCAATGATGCGGATGGCCGATACCGTGGCATGGATGGCGAGGTCCACAAGGCCGAGCACAGCGTGTACACCGTCTTCAGCTTGTGGGACACCTTCCGCGCGCTGCACCCGCTGATGACCGTGCTGGAGCCGCAGTTGACCGAGGATTGGATCAAGACCTTCCTGCTGCATTACCAGCAAGGAGGAAGGTTACCGGTATGGGAGCTCTGGGGCAATGAGACCGATTGCATGATCGGTTACCACAGCGTGAGCGTGATCGCCGATGCGTATGCAAAAGGCATCCGTGGCTTCGATACCAAGTTGGCTTTGGAAGCGATGGTGGCCAGCGCGGATGCCGATCATTTCGGGCTGAAGGCCTACCGCGAGCGCGGCTACATCAGCAGCGAGGACGAGCCGGAGAGCGTGAGCCGAACGCTGGAGTATGCCTACGACGATTGGTGCATCGCTCGCTTCGCGGAGAAGATCGGTGAGGATGAAACGGCGCAGCGGTTCTACGCCCGCAGCCGCAATTGGCAGAACTTATTCGATCCCGAGACGCGCTTCTTCCGTGCGCGGCGTAACGGCGGCTTCATGCAACCCTTCGACCCCTACGAGGTGAACTTCAATTTCACTGAAGCGAACGCCTGGCAATACGGATTCTTCGTGCCGCACGACATGGATCGCTTCATGCAGCTCACCGGTGGCCCCAGCGGCTTGGCGGGCAAACTCGATGCGCTCTTCACCGCGAAGCCGCAGACCACGGGCCGTGACCAGAGCGACATCACTGGTCTCATCGGCCAGTACGCGCATGGCAACGAGCCCAGCCACAACTTCACCTACCTCTACAACCTGAGCGACCGACCATTGAGCACAGACGTGTTCGCGCGGCGCATCATGCAGAACTTCTACACGGACGCCCCCGACGGCCTCATCGGTAACGAGGACTGCGGGCAGATGAGCGCCTGGCTGGTCTGGAGCGCGCTGGGCCTCTATCCTATCTGTCCGGGTAAGCCGGAGTACACCATCGGCTGGCCGCTCTTCGAGGAAGCCACGATCGACCTCGGCAACGGCAGGCAGTGGCGCATGAGCACCGAGGTGATGGGCAACGACCGCTCGCACGTGGAGAGCTTCATGTGGAATGGCCAGCAGCCTGAGACCTACCGGAACATCCCGCATGACGAACTGATGAAGGGCGGCGAGTTGCGCTTCACGCTGGGCCCGCGCGCCGGAGGATCACCTGGACGCTTCATCCCCGCTTTTGATGATGCCTGGACCCCTGCGCCCGTCATTCAAGCCGAGCGGCAGGCGTTCACCGACAGCTTGCTCATCACCATCAGCAGCAGCGATGAACGGGCGCGCATCGAGTATCGGATCGACGAGGGCATGCCCCGTCCCTATTCGGAGCCCTTCTGGATCAAGCAGAGCTGTGCGGTCACCGCCACTTCAACAGCCAAATCGATGGTGCAGGCCGAAGGACATGGGCCGCTCTTCGGCTCGAAGCCGGTCACCGCGACCTACACGAAATACGAAGGCGGGCGCAGCATCACGCTGGAGAGCAAGTTCGCCAACGAGTACACCGCCGGCGGCCCCAACGCGCTGATCGATGGGGTGCGCGGTGGCAAGGACTTCCGCACCGGCGAATGGCAGGGCTACCGCGACCAAGACGTGGTGCTGCTCATCGATCTGGGCCGCGTGCAGAAGTTGAAGCGCGTGGGCCTGAGCGTGCTTCAGGACCAGAAGAGCTGGATCTGGCTGCCGAGCGAGGTCACCTTCAGCGTGAGCACGAATCAGCGGCAATGGAGCACCACCACGATCAGCCACGACGTGGACCGCAAAGCGGACGGAGGGATCACGCGCGAGCTATGGCGCGAACTAGGCGGAAGGAAAGCACGCTACATCGCGATCACCGCGAAGAACGCAGGCGTTTGTCCGGATTGGCACCCCGGCAAGGGCGGCACCACCTGGGTCTTCGCGGATGAGGTGCTGATCGAGGCGGAATAG